The region CAGCACCGGTGGCACTGAAGATCGGTGCGCGGCTGTGGTAGTTCATGAAGTAGGCGCCAAACTCGGTGTCCAGCGGCTCGAACATGTAGCGCAGTGCCACACCGAACTGACCACTGTCACGGGCATCGCGATCCGGGCCACGGGCTACCTTCACCCCTTCCTGGTTGATGTCGACACCTTGGCTGGCGAGGAAGCCCAGCGCTTGTGGCGACAGGCTGCGGCTGCTGTTGAGCAGGCGCAGGTTGTCGGTACAGCCGTCGGCGATGACGTCAGGTTGCGAGAAGAAAGTACCGCAGTTATCAACAACGGTCTGGTCCCATTCGATCTGGTAGAACGCTTCAGCCGACAGGTTGTCGGTGAGGCTCTGGGACACATAGAACATGTTGACCGGGATCAGACCTTCCTTGACCTCGGCACCTGGGCGACGGAAGGCGGCGACGTCGATAGGGTTGATCGAGTTGATACCACCGCCAATGAAGGTACTTTCACCCCAACTGACGACTTGCTTACCCAGGCGCACCGAGCCTGGCTGATCGGCAATGGCGTAGTTGTGATAGACGAAGGCGTCGAGAATCTCACCACCCGAGGACTTGGCGCCCTCTTTGCGGTTGGAGTCGCTGATATCCTTGAATGGACGGCTTTCGTCCTTGAGCTCGAAGTCGTACCAGTACTTGCCGCGTACGAATACACCGGTATCACCGTACTTGAGTTCCAGGTCGTGAATGCCCTTGAAGATCTTCGAAAAGGTCTCACCGCTCTTGAAGTTCAGGTGACCATCGTCGGAGGTCTGCGACAGACCCTGACCGCCGTTGTTGACGCCGATCAGATTCTTGTTCGGACTCTCCGTCGACCAACTGGCGCCGACAGACAGCGAGGAGTCAAACGACCCTTCAATTTCACCGATGTTGAAACTGACGCCGAATGCAGGACCGGCGAGCGTAGAAGCGAGGCTGACAGCCAAAGGCAGTTTCGCCCGGCGCCAGAACAGATTTGCTGATGTCATCGACGCTACTCCATGTACTTTCTTTATTTTTATGGCAGTGAGTCCTTTGCAGAAACGCCTCGTTCGACAGGTGTGAGCGCACCTTGTACGTCGAGCAAGTGGCTAGGCACATGCGTGTGCTGCCCCCCATTCCTGAAAATCCCCTGACCCGACTATAGCCAGCAGGTACTTCTGCTTGATCCCTCTAAAGTGTGATTTGCATGTTTGCCCCAGTGGCGTGGTTGTTGAACCGGCCACAGCGCTGGCGAGGGGAAGAATGGCCGAAAAACGACATTTTACAAGGTTGGGATGCGTCTAGCCCGCGGATCGCGCCCAAGCAGGCGCGACCCAGGGCGGGTCACAGCGTCGAGAGAAAGGTACTGTTACTGGCTTGCCATTGAGTGATGTCGAGACGGATACGCTTCTTGTCGAGTTTGCCGACGCTGGTCTTGGGAATTTCAGTAACAAGGGCAATCTGACTCGGAATCGCCCACTTGTTGATGTGGCCAAGCTCCACGAACGGCTTGAGGTGCTCCTTGAGTGCCTTGGCATCGACGCTCTGCTGCTCATGCACCACCAACAGCGCAAAAGGACGCTCACCCCACTGAGGATCGGCCACGCCCACCACCGCCACTTCGCGGATCGCTGGATGGCGACTGATCAGGTCCTCCAACTCCAGCGAGGAAATCCACTCGCCCCCGGTCTTGATCACGTCTTTGATGCGGTCGCGAATATCGATCACGCCCATGCTGTCGAGCGTAGCCACATCCCCGGTGTGCAGCCAGCCTCCCTGCCACAGCTCGGCGCCTTTCTCCGGCTCGCGGAAGTAACCCATGGTCAACCAAGGGGCGCGCAGCACCAACTCACCCTGGGTTTCACCATCGTTCGGGAGGAAGTTGCCCTCACCGTCGACAATCGCCGATTCCACCAAGGGCACCGGTACACCCGCCTTGATCCGATAAGTGATGCACTCATCTTCGCTACCGGCCAGCAGCTCCTCGTTGAGGTGGGCACAAGACACCAGCGGGCAGGTTTCGGACATACCGTAGGCCGCCGTCAACTGAATGCCATGGGCTTTGGCTGCCTCGTACAAGGCTCGGTTCAGGGCGCTTCCGCCAATGATGATCTTCCAGCCGCCAAAGTCCTGCTCTTGCGCGCCCTTGGCATTGAGCAGCATTTGCAAAATGGTCGGCACACAGTGGGAGAACGTAACCTTTTCCTTGCGCCACAGTTCACACAGCAGTTCCGGTTCGTAGCGCCCCGGATACACCTGCTTGATTCCCAACATGGTCGCCACGTAGGGAATTCCCCACGCGTGCACATGGAACATTGGCGTGATAGGCATGTAGACATCGTCACTGCCCAGCAGGCGCACGCTGTCGATACTACCGGTAACGGAAGCGGCAGCCAGGGTGTGCAGAACCAATTGCCGGTGAGTGAAATACACACCTTTGGGGTTACCGGTAGTACCGGTGGTGTAGAAGGTGGTGGCTACCGAATTTTCGTCGAAATCGGGGAAGTCATAGACCGGGCTGGCCGCAGCCAGCAGCGCCTCGTACTCACCCACAAGATTGGGCAGGTCGGCGGTCTTGGACTCGGCGTCGGTCAATAGCAGGGTCTTCTCGACCGTGGTCAGTTGCCCTGCAATCGCCTGGTAGAGGCCGACGAAATCGCTGTTGACCAGCACGAAGCGGTCTTCGGCATGGTTCATGGTGTAGAGGATCTGATCCGGTGACAGGCGCACGTTGATGGTATGCACCACCGCGCCAATCATCGGGATGGCGAACATGCATTCCAGATAGCGATGGCTGTCCCAATCCATCACCGCCACCGTATCTCCAGCCTTGACCCCGGCTTCGGTCAACACGTTGGCCAGGCGCGCAATACGCTCGTTGAGGGTCAGGTAACTGAAGCGCAGTTGATCGCGATAGACGATTTCGCGGGTTTTCTCGTAGCGGCTGCCTGACAACAGCAAACGCTTGATCAACAGGGGAAACTGATAAGCGCCCTCGGCGGGAGGAATGACACGAGTCTGCAACATAAGGGTCCCTTTTCTGGAGTGCACGTGCTGGGCAAGACATGGCCCACTCTAGAACGCCCTAACGCCGGCTAAATCAGCCAAAGGAATGATTTAGCCGGAGGTGTGATTACAGGCAATTTGCCATCAATGCATCTCGGTAAAAGCGATTTTCACACCCAGGGCAATCAGTACCGCACCCATGGTGCGATCAAACCAATGTCCCATACGAGCGAATCCGGCGCGTACGCGCTGCTGGCTGAACAACATGGCGACCAGACAGAACCACAGACCGGTGGCGGCGGCCAGATAAACGCCATACCCGGCCTGAATCGCCAGCGGGGTGTGCGGATTGATGACCACGGTGAACAGCGACAAGAAGAACAAGGTCGCCTTCGGGTTCAAGCCATTGGTCATGAAGCCTGCAACAAAGGCTGCGCGTGGTGTGCGCTCGACCGTGGAGGCCTGCACTGTCTCGCTGCCGGGTGCAGCCGGGCCGGCGCGCAGGGCTTTGAAACCGATGTACAGCAGGTAGGCCGCTGCCAGCCATTTCAAGGCATTGAACAGCACGATCGACTGCGACACGATCAGACCGATACCCAACAGCGAATACCCGACATGCAGAAAGATCGCCATGCCGACGCCAAAGGCAGTCCAGGTGCCAGCGCGCCGTCCATGTGTCACGCTCTCGCGCACCACCACGGCAAAATCAGGACCGGGGCTGGCCACGGCGAGCAGGTGAATCAGGGCAACCGTCAAAAATTCAGCCCAATACATGGGGGCTCCTTGCGCGAAAAGGGAAATACAAAGAACACGTACATTACGCCCTCGACATACCATGTAACAACCTGTGAGCCGCTTGACTCTCCCCTTAGGGGCAGGCGCTAGCGTGGCTGCTTTACATCACAGGCCGCCTTCAATGAACAAACGTGTACTGGTGATTCTCGGACATCCCTCGAGCCAAAGTTTCTGCGCCGCATTGAGCAGCGCCTATATCAGTGCATCCCGAGCGCTTGGCCATGATGTGCAGGTACTGGAGCTTGGCACGCTGAACTTCGATCCTCTGTTACGCCAGGGGTACCGCCAAGAGCAGCCATTGGAGTCCGATCTGTTGCACGCGCAGGCACTGATGAGCTGGGCGCAACACCTGGTGTTCGTGTTCCCCATCTGGTGGGGCGGAATTCCTGCCTTGTTGAAAGGTTTCCTGGACCGTGTCCTGCTTCCAGGCTTCGCTTTCAAGTACCGCAGTGGCTCGCCCTTCCCCGAGCAACTGCTCAAGGGTCGCAGTGCCGATCTGCTGGTGTGCATGGATACACCCCCTTGGTACTACCGCTGGGTCTACCGAATGCCAGGTCTGGAACAGATGCGCCGTACGACCTTGCGCTTTTGTGGAATCAGGCCAAAAAAGACGCTAACGTTTGGCCCCATCATCAGCTCGACCGCAAAGCAACGCGATGCCTGGCTGCAACAGGCCCGCACGCTGGCCGGCACCGGTTAAAAGGGATTTTCGATGTACATTGGCAAAGCGGCGCAGCTTTCCGGTGCCACGATCAAATGCATACGCCATTACGAAAAGATCGGTCTCCTCCCCCCGCCTCGACGCCAAGGCAACTATCGCATCTACGATCAACAGAGCGTGACCCTGGTCAGCCTGATCAAATGCGCGCAAAAGCTCGGTTTCAGTCTCAAGCAGATGCAGGCGCTGGTCGATGGCAACGATCCCGGCGCATTACCGTTGGCTCGCATTCACCAGGCCATTGCCAGCAAGAGCGCCCAACTGCAGGCCCAAATCGCCGACCTGCAGCAGCAACAGCAAAACCTCGAAGCTTTTGCAGCGAGCCTTGAGCAGACCCGATACGATTGCTTCAGCTACCCGACCTGAGCCCGACCGACCTTACTGGAGCTTCCATGTCTGTCCCACGCCGCGCCGTATTTCTCGACCACCACTCCCTGGACCTGGGCGACCTCAATCTGGATCGCCTGCGCGGTTGTTTCGACGAGTTGCAACTGTATCCGGCGACCGCCCCTGAGCAGGTAGCGCAGCGCTTGCAGGAGGCGACCGTGGCGATCAGCAACAAAGTGATGATCGATGCCAGCACCCTGGCCGCCTGTCCGAACCTGAAACTGATCCTGGTGTCCGCCACCGGCACCAATAATGTCGACCTGCAGGCTGCGCGGGCTCACGGCATTGTGGTGAGCAATTGCCAGGGCTACGGCACGCCCTCTGTCGCCCAGCACACCCTGGCCCTGCTGCTGGCACTGGCCACTCGCCTGCCCGACTATCAGCACGCTGTTGCCGCCGGGCAATGGGGCAAGGCCAAGCAGTTCTGCCTTCTGGACTTCCCTATCGTCGAGCTTGAAGGCAAAACCCTTGGCATGCTCGGTCACGGTGAGCTAGGCGGTGCCGTTGCTCGCTTGGCAGAGGCCTTTGGCATGCGTGTTCTGCTAGGGCAATTGCCGGGACGCCCGGCTCGTGAAGATCGCCTGCCCCTGGACGAACTGCTTCCCCAGATCGACGCCCTGACCTTGCATTGCCCGCTCAACGAACACACGCGCAACCTGATTGGCACCAAAGAGCTGGCCCTGCTCAAGCCCGGTGCGTTTGTAATCAATACGGCCCGGGGCGGCCTGATCGACGAACAAGCCCTGGCGGATACGTTACGGGCAGGTCATCTGGGTGGCGCTGCCACCGATGTGTTGAGTGTCGAGCCCCCAGTCGATGGCAACCCGTTACTGGCTGCTGACATCCCACGGCTGATCATCACCCCGCACAGCGCCTGGGGAGCCGTGGAATCGCGCCAGCGCATCGTCGAGCAGTTGAGCGAAAACGCAGAAGCCTATTTTGCCGGCCGTCCACGCCGACAGGTCGGTTAAGCCACGCCCGGCTCTGCTAAACTGCGCCACTTTTTTCAGGAGCCGCCATCCATGGACCCGCGCAGTGAAGTGTTGCTTCGTCAGGCCGAGCTATTCCAGGGCTCGCTGTTGCTGGCCGGTTTGCCTGCCGACGACCTGCTCGGCAAACTGCCCGCAGCACATGGCTGGTGCTGGCACGCCGGTGACCAGACGGCTCTGGATGCCCGCTTTGCAGGCCGTAGCCATTTTGGTGTAGAGGCACCCGCCGAGCATTTCGAAGCGGCTGTGCTGTTTCTGCCCAAGTCCCGCGACCTGGCCAATTACCTGCTCAATGCCTTGGCCTCGCGCCTGGCAGGCCGCGAGCTGTATCTGGTGGGGGAAAAACGCGGGGGTATCGAAGGCGCGGCCAAACAACTGCATGCCTTCGGCAAGCCTCGCAAGCTCGACAGCGCACGCCACTGTCAACTGTGGCAAGTCACCGTCGAGCACGCACCCGACGCCAAACCGCTGGAGAGCCTGGCCGAGCGCTTCGAACTGGACATGCCCGAAGGGCCGTTGAAGATCGTCAGCCTGCCGGGTGTATTCAGTCACGGCCGCCTGGATCGCGGTAGTGCCCTGCTGCTGGAAAATCTTCAGCAATTGCCGGTCGGCCACGTTCTTGATTTCGGCTGCGGTGCCGGTGTGTTGGCCTCGGCGCTCAAGCGCCGTTATCCCCAAAGTCGGATCACGCTGCTTGATGTCGACGCCTTTGCCGTCGCCAGCAGCCGCTTGACCCTGGCTGCCAACGGCCTGGAGGGAGAGGTAATCTGTGGTGACGGCATCGATGCTGCACCTTACGATCTGGATGTGATTCTAAGTAACCCGCCGTTCC is a window of Pseudomonas sp. DG56-2 DNA encoding:
- a CDS encoding DUF1302 domain-containing protein, yielding MTSANLFWRRAKLPLAVSLASTLAGPAFGVSFNIGEIEGSFDSSLSVGASWSTESPNKNLIGVNNGGQGLSQTSDDGHLNFKSGETFSKIFKGIHDLELKYGDTGVFVRGKYWYDFELKDESRPFKDISDSNRKEGAKSSGGEILDAFVYHNYAIADQPGSVRLGKQVVSWGESTFIGGGINSINPIDVAAFRRPGAEVKEGLIPVNMFYVSQSLTDNLSAEAFYQIEWDQTVVDNCGTFFSQPDVIADGCTDNLRLLNSSRSLSPQALGFLASQGVDINQEGVKVARGPDRDARDSGQFGVALRYMFEPLDTEFGAYFMNYHSRAPIFSATGADPSVYAGLSNLQGPLAQLAPLIVAGNSQYFVEYPEDIRLYGLSFSTTLSTGTAWSGELSYRPNAPVQLNTTDILYSGVTPIPGFGNASLLKGVPGQDQHGYTRKEITQFQTTLTHFFDQVMGASRLTVVGEVGVTHVGGLESAHKMRYGRDPVFGPGPLEPTGPVSTCEFLNSRTIAGAGNNASSANLSRKCENDGFTTSTSWGYRARAIWDYNDVFAGVNLKPNVAWSHDVSGYSPGPGGNFEEGRKAVSLGLDAEYQNTYTASLSYTNFFDGKYSTVDDRDFVALSLGVNF
- a CDS encoding fatty acid--CoA ligase, coding for MLQTRVIPPAEGAYQFPLLIKRLLLSGSRYEKTREIVYRDQLRFSYLTLNERIARLANVLTEAGVKAGDTVAVMDWDSHRYLECMFAIPMIGAVVHTINVRLSPDQILYTMNHAEDRFVLVNSDFVGLYQAIAGQLTTVEKTLLLTDAESKTADLPNLVGEYEALLAAASPVYDFPDFDENSVATTFYTTGTTGNPKGVYFTHRQLVLHTLAAASVTGSIDSVRLLGSDDVYMPITPMFHVHAWGIPYVATMLGIKQVYPGRYEPELLCELWRKEKVTFSHCVPTILQMLLNAKGAQEQDFGGWKIIIGGSALNRALYEAAKAHGIQLTAAYGMSETCPLVSCAHLNEELLAGSEDECITYRIKAGVPVPLVESAIVDGEGNFLPNDGETQGELVLRAPWLTMGYFREPEKGAELWQGGWLHTGDVATLDSMGVIDIRDRIKDVIKTGGEWISSLELEDLISRHPAIREVAVVGVADPQWGERPFALLVVHEQQSVDAKALKEHLKPFVELGHINKWAIPSQIALVTEIPKTSVGKLDKKRIRLDITQWQASNSTFLSTL
- a CDS encoding LysE family translocator, with amino-acid sequence MYWAEFLTVALIHLLAVASPGPDFAVVVRESVTHGRRAGTWTAFGVGMAIFLHVGYSLLGIGLIVSQSIVLFNALKWLAAAYLLYIGFKALRAGPAAPGSETVQASTVERTPRAAFVAGFMTNGLNPKATLFFLSLFTVVINPHTPLAIQAGYGVYLAAATGLWFCLVAMLFSQQRVRAGFARMGHWFDRTMGAVLIALGVKIAFTEMH
- a CDS encoding NAD(P)H-dependent oxidoreductase — its product is MNKRVLVILGHPSSQSFCAALSSAYISASRALGHDVQVLELGTLNFDPLLRQGYRQEQPLESDLLHAQALMSWAQHLVFVFPIWWGGIPALLKGFLDRVLLPGFAFKYRSGSPFPEQLLKGRSADLLVCMDTPPWYYRWVYRMPGLEQMRRTTLRFCGIRPKKTLTFGPIISSTAKQRDAWLQQARTLAGTG
- a CDS encoding MerR family transcriptional regulator, with product MYIGKAAQLSGATIKCIRHYEKIGLLPPPRRQGNYRIYDQQSVTLVSLIKCAQKLGFSLKQMQALVDGNDPGALPLARIHQAIASKSAQLQAQIADLQQQQQNLEAFAASLEQTRYDCFSYPT
- a CDS encoding 2-hydroxyacid dehydrogenase — translated: MSVPRRAVFLDHHSLDLGDLNLDRLRGCFDELQLYPATAPEQVAQRLQEATVAISNKVMIDASTLAACPNLKLILVSATGTNNVDLQAARAHGIVVSNCQGYGTPSVAQHTLALLLALATRLPDYQHAVAAGQWGKAKQFCLLDFPIVELEGKTLGMLGHGELGGAVARLAEAFGMRVLLGQLPGRPAREDRLPLDELLPQIDALTLHCPLNEHTRNLIGTKELALLKPGAFVINTARGGLIDEQALADTLRAGHLGGAATDVLSVEPPVDGNPLLAADIPRLIITPHSAWGAVESRQRIVEQLSENAEAYFAGRPRRQVG
- a CDS encoding class I SAM-dependent methyltransferase, whose product is MDPRSEVLLRQAELFQGSLLLAGLPADDLLGKLPAAHGWCWHAGDQTALDARFAGRSHFGVEAPAEHFEAAVLFLPKSRDLANYLLNALASRLAGRELYLVGEKRGGIEGAAKQLHAFGKPRKLDSARHCQLWQVTVEHAPDAKPLESLAERFELDMPEGPLKIVSLPGVFSHGRLDRGSALLLENLQQLPVGHVLDFGCGAGVLASALKRRYPQSRITLLDVDAFAVASSRLTLAANGLEGEVICGDGIDAAPYDLDVILSNPPFHTGVHTNYQASENLLKKSADHLRKGGELRLVANSFLRYQPLIESALGNCQIRAEGQGFKIYQATRG